The following coding sequences are from one Bufo bufo chromosome 2, aBufBuf1.1, whole genome shotgun sequence window:
- the MAP1B gene encoding microtubule-associated protein 1B, with protein MATLVEPGADIDPSYSILNPTSTSPSLSHRFLDNKFYLLVVIGEIVTEDHLRCAITNIERGIRSWDTDLTECNLDQELKLFVSRHSARFSAESRGQKILHHRSDVLETVVLINPTDEAVSQEVRLMITDAARHKLLVLTGQCFENTGELILQSGSFSFQSFIEIFTDQEIGELLSNTHPANKASLTLFCPEEGHWKNSNLERHNLQDFINIKLNSSSVLPEMEGLSEFTEYLSESVEIPSPFDILEPPTSGGFLKLSKPCCYIFPGGKGDSALFAVNGFNMLINGGSERKSCFWKLIRHLDRVDSILLTHIGDDNLPGINSMLQRKISELEEEQSQGSTANSDWMKNLISPDLGVVFLNVPDNVKNPEPNFKIRRSIEEANFTLQYLSKLSMKPEPLFRNVGNSIEPIILFQKMGVGKLEMYVLNPLKASKETQYFMQQWSGSNKEKAGLVLPNGQEVDVPINYLTSISSLIVWHPSNPSEKIVRVLFPGNTTQYQILEGLEKLKHLDFLKQPVITQKDLSDNVSSPAVKQAKMKQRAESKESLKSTKTTPSKPVKKESKEEYSEAVKVSHPEQAEKEDKEKMSAKKLVRNETKSSTNQEESIIKSENVDKVKADVKPKVIKEKAVKKEIKAKSDDVKKEASKKEDKTPAKREDKLKKEIKEDTPKKEVKVKEEKPKKDIKVDKLKREVKDDKVKKEVKKEVKKEEKKEVKKDVKRETPQKDLKKVVKKDDKEKKDEKDAKIETKKPSKETKKVSATPDAKKPAAKGKILKKEEPTKKEAASTTKMKEKTKVIKKVTEKKTLAAAGAVAATAAVAAAGAAAAAASVQASAKAAENIVDLVSQRSLMSSPEDLTKDFEDLKDEEGKFNEGRTLLQALSPTDEAVIVQTDSYTIKKDDASTEKPADSPDEGITTTEGECEQTPDELEIIDKHRGDENDKYEDEGTGLEESSEAGDYEEKAETEEVEEQVEDIEERASLGEHPGFELAETDETEEEADTDAFQHLKGKHDSHEDFADSEAADEQAEEDIEETEEEEADEDRTDDAKYGDQECHYITATKDKFEVVSDTDDKYILSSTPSKTSEPQSPAVEPGASIHDETLPGGSESEATVSDEENRDQPEEFTATSGFTHSTIEISSEPTPMDDMSTPRDIMSDETNNEESESPSQEYVNITKYEAILCSQEYDKTRVSPILNALNSLSDVSKTDATDGKEYNASASTISPPSSLEEDKFSKSALREAYMYGNTDAKSPANLEIQDDYELGENLSPSKSPAPPSPISKTPLSERSVNFDLTPNEIKTSELGILPPLHDEVQEVTEQCPSPDDKTLEVASPSPSAAGSAGHTPYYQSPTEEKSANLSTENIEKSSVHVVFEFCADKEKSESPRISPMDEPVPDSESPIEKVLSPLRSPPLIGSETPYDIFLTCNVKSSPGQAIVGDNGHSSSQISPDALQEKHDLLSSKAFGIETGSFETRSMTSNGGKIVGELSPTQISTNPFILFKEDTKMSISEGTASDKSATPVDENVAEDTYSHIEGVASVSTASVATNSFPEPTTDDVSPSLHAEVGSPHSTEVDDSLSVSVVQTPTTFQETEISPSREECPRPMSISPPDFSPRTGKSTSLLQEQRSPEQSTMEFSQESPEQSFAMDFSRQSPEHPALASSVLHISENGPTEVDYSPSDQHDSYFGNKISTDNGYYTADKKQEKAAAESQVEASPSTSSGHTPSQTGSPLKEEDSLKDVIQNSDLPLYSPPILEQEYFMQGKLSPETDVSPLTPTPSSLRQSPGVDEPSSTKNDLSMDYGSIASSLPISSEESFSYQARAVKEPPFLHNTNPFAYSADLDDRSNKCEVYSYSSEMNDRFSISDKSPFAENRQEVDLCLVSACEYKHPKTELSPSFINPNPLEWFASEEQTQEQDKPVTQLGGGQPPSGGKQKGRQCDETPPTSVSESAPSQTDSDVPPETEECPSITADANIDSEDESETIPTDKTVTYKHMDPPPIPMQDPSPSPRHPDVSMMDPETMPVDQNLGKPLKKDIKEKGKTKKVGGKTKSSSPARKTDSKSKILATSPKPGPIKESLEKSSKTVAPKKKDSVEKGPKSGSITDPKSAKVEEKDKETKNATNTNATKSTKTGSTGSGATKTTKSAAVPPGPPVYLDLVYIPNHSSNKNVDVEFFKRVRSSYYVVSGNDPAAGEPSRAVLDALLEGKSQWGSNMQVTLIPTHDSEVMREWYQETHEKQQDLNIMVLASSSTVVMQDESFPACKIEL; from the exons GTACGCTTGATGATCACAGATGCCGCAAGACACAAACTTTTAGTTCTGACTGGACAGTGCTTTGAAAATACAGGAGAACTTATTCTTCAGTCTGGATCTTTCTCATTCCAAAGCTTCATAGAGATCTTCACAGATCAGGAG ATTGGTGAACTTTTGAGCAATACACATCCAGCAAATAAAGCAAGCCTTACACTTTTTTGTCCTGAAGAAGGACATTGGAAAAATTCTAATCTAGAGAGACACAATCTTCAAGACTTCATCAATATCAAACTCAACTCATCTTCAGTTTTGCCTGAAATGGAAGGACTTTCTGAATTTACTGAATATCTATCAGAATCTGTAGAAATACCGTCACCTTTTGACATTTTAGAACCACCCACATCTGGCGGCTTTCTGAAACTTTCAAAGCCATGTTGCTATATTTTCCCTGGAGGAAAAGGAGACTCAGCTTTGTTTGCAGTAAATGGATTTAACATGCTTATAAATGGTGGATCTGAGAGAAAATCTTGCTTTTGGAAACTCATTAGACATCTAGATAGGGTGGATTCAATATTGCTCACCCACATTGGAGATGACAATCTGCCTGGTATCAATAGTATGCTTCAAAGAAAAATATCCGAGCTTGAAGAGGAACAGTCTCAAGGGTCAACAGCCAACAGTGATTGGATGAAAAACCTTATCTCTCCAGACCTTGGAGTTGTGTTTCTAAACGTCCCAGACAATGTAAAAAATCCAGAACCCAACTTTAAAATAAGAAGAAGCATAGAAGAGGCTAATTTTACACTTCAGTACTTAAGTAAATTGTCTATGAAACCAGAACCTCTGTTCAGAAATGTAGGAAACTCTAttgaacccattatcttgtttcaAAAAATGGGTGTAGGAAAGCTTGAGATGTATGTATTGAATCCATTAAAGGCAAGCAAAGAGACTCAATATTTTATGCAGCAATGGTCAGGTAGTAATAAAGAAAAAGCTGGCCTTGTCTTACCTAATGGTCAAGAAGTTGATGTCCCTATAAATTATTTAACTTCAATTTCCTCTCTTATTGTATGGCATCCATCAAATCCTTCAGAGAAAATAGTGAGAGTTTTGTTTCCAGGAAATACAACACAATACCAAATACTTGAAGGCCTTGAAAAGCTCAAACATCTGGACTTTTTAAAGCAACCTGTCATTACACAGAAGGACCTAAGTGACAATGTTTCAAGCCCTGCAGTAAAGCAGGCAAAGATGAAGCAGAGAGCAGAAAGCAAAGAAAGTCTAAAATCCACAAAAACTACCCCCAGCAAACCAGTGAAAAAAGAATCAAAAGAAGAGTATTCTGAAGCAGTAAAAGTCAGCCACCCCGAACAAGCTGAAAAGGAGGACAAGGAGAAAATGTCTGCTAAAAAGCTTGTAAGAAATGAGACTAAATCCTCAACAAACCAAGAAGAATCAATAATAAAATCTGAAAATGTGGACAAAGTAAaagctgacgtgaagcctaaagTCATAAAGGAAAAAGCtgtcaaaaaagaaataaaagcaaAATCTGATGATGTAAAGAAAGAAGCATCAAAGAAAGAAGATAAAACGCCAGCTAAAAGGGAAGATAAACTGAAGAAGGAAATTAAAGAAGACACACCTAAGAAAGAGGTTAAAGTTAAGGAAGAAAAACCTAAAAAAGATATTAAGGTAGACAAGCTGAAAAGGGAAGTTAAGGACGATAAAGTTAAAAAAGAGGTTAAgaaagaagtaaagaaggaggAGAAAAAGGAGGTTAAAAAAGATGTAAAAAGGGAAACTCCTCAGAAAGACTTGAAAAAAGTAGTAAAGAAAGATGATAAAGAGAAGAAGGATGAGAAGGATGCAAAAATAGAAACCAAGAAACCTTCTAAAGAAACAAAGAAAGTGTCAGCAACTCCTGATGCTAAAAAGCCTGCTGCTAAAGGAAAAATACTAAAGAAAGAGGAACCTACTAAAAAAGAAGCAGCCTCTACAACCAAGATGAAAGAAAAGACAAAAGTAATAAAGAAAGTGACTGAGAAGAAGACACTGGCAGCTGCAGGAGCTGTTGCAGCTACAGCAGCAGTAGCtgcagcaggagcagcagcagcagcagcatctgttCAAGCCTCCGCTAAAGCTGCTGAAAATATAGTAGATCTAGTTTCACAAAGATCCCTTATGTCTTCCCCTGAAGATTTAACAAAAGACTTTGAGGACCTTAAAGATGAAGAAGGCAAATTCAATGAAGGGAGAACTCTCTTACAGGCACTGTCTCCTACAGATGAAGCAGTTATCGTACAGACTGACTCTTATACTATCAAAAAAGATGATGCTAGCACTGAAAAACCTGCAGATTCACCAGATGAAGGAATAACTACTACAGAAGGTGAATGTGAACAGACTCCAGATGAATTAGAAATCATTGATAAACACAGAGGAGATGAAAATGACAAATATGAGGATGAGGGGACTGGGCTTGAGGAATCATCAGAAGCTGGTGACTATGAAGAAAAAGCAGAGACAGAAGAGGTTGAGGAACAAGTGGAAGATATTGAAGAGAGAGCTTCACTTGGTGAACACCCAGGCTTTGAGTTAGCTGAAACTGATGAAACTGAGGAAGAGGCTGATACAGATGCATTCCAACATTTGAAAGGCAAGCATGATAGTCATGAGGACTTTGCTGATTCCGAGGCAGCAGATGAACAAGCAGAGGAAGATATAGAGGAAACTGAAGAAGAAGAAgcagatgaagacagaacagaTGACGCAAAATATGGTGATCAGGAATGCCACTATATTACTGCAACAAAAGACAAATTTGAAGTTGTTAGTGACACTGATGATAAATATATCTTGTCTTCTACACCATCCAAGACATCTGAACCCCAGTCACCTGCTGTAGAACCAGGAGCTTCTATTCATGATGAGACATTACCTGGAGGTTCTGAGAGTGAAGCAACTGTATCTGACGAAGAAAACAGAGATCAACCAGAGGAATTTACTGCCACTTCAGGGTTTACTCATTCAACCATTGAAATATCTAGTGAACCAACTCCAATGGATGATATGTCAACACCAAGAGATATAATGAGCGATGAGACAAACAATGAGGAAAGTGAATCACCATCTCAAGAATATGTCAACATCACTAAatatgaagcaattttgtgttcccAGGAATATGACAAAACAAGGGTATCCCCAATACTCAATGCATTGAATAGTTTGTCTGATGTTTCGAAAACTGATGCTACTGATGGCAAGGAATACAATGCTTCAGCTTCAACAATCTCACCACCTTCATCTCTCGAAGAAGATAAATTCTCCAAATCAGCACTACGTGAAGCTTATATGTATGGAAACACTGATGCAAAAAGTCCTGCAAATCTAGAAATACAAGATGATTATGAGCTGGGAGAAAATCTAAGTCCAAGTAAGAGTCCGGCACCTCCATCACCAATTTCTAAAACACCATTAAGTGAACGAAGTGTTAATTTTGACCTTACCCCTAATGAAATTAAAACTTCTGAATTAGGCATCTTACCGCCTTTGCATGATGAAGTGCAAGAAGTAACAGAACAATGTCCGAGTCCAGATGATAAAACCTTGGAGGTAGCGTCTCCTTCTCCATCTGCTGCTGGAAGTGCTGGTCACACACCTTACTACCAGTCACCAACAGAGGAAAAAAGTGCAAACCTTTCGACAGAGAATATAGAGAAGTCATCTGTCCATGTTGTGTTTGAATTCTGTGCTGATAAAGAAAAGAGTGAAAGCCCTAGAATAAGTCCCATGGATGAGCCAGTGCCTGATTCTGAATCTCCAATTGAAAAAGTTCTATCCCCATTACGCAGCCCTCCATTAATTGGATCAGAAACACCCTATGACATATTCTTGACCTGTAATGTTAAGTCATCTCCTGGACAAGCTATTGTTGGTGACAATGGACATTCTTCCTCTCAGATTAGTCCTGATGCTCTACAAGAGAAGCATGATCTTTTGTCAAGTAAAGCATTTGGTATAGAAACTGGTAGTTTTGAAACTAGAAGTATGACATCTAATGGTGGGAAAATTGTAGGagaattgtctcccacccagataAGCACTAACCCATTCATTTTGTTTAAGGAGGACACAAAGATGTCTATTTCTGAAGGCACTGCCTCTGATAAATCTGCCACTCCAGTAGATGAAAATGTTGCAGAAGACACTTACTCTCACATAGAAGGTGTTGCGTCAGTTTCCACAGCTTCTGTTGCTACCAATTCATTCCCAGAACCAACTACAGATGATGTTTCCCCTTCTCTTCATGCTGAAGTTGGGTCCCCACACTCCACAGAAGTAGATGACTCCTTATCGGTCTCTGTTGTTCAGACACCCACCACATTTCAAGAAACAGAAATATCACCATCTAGGGAGGAATGTCCCCGTCCAATGTCTATATCTCCACCTGATTTCTCACCTAGAACAGGAAAATCCACATCCTTACTCCAAGAACAAAGATCACCAGAGCAATCAACCATGGAGTTCAGTCAAGAATCACCAGAGCAATCTTTTGCCATGGACTTTAGTAGACAATCACCAGAACACCCTGCATTAGCTTCTAGTGTGCTCCATATATCAGAAAATGGACCAACTGAAGTAGATTATAGTCCATCTGACCAACATGACTCTTACTTTGGTAATAAAATTTCAACAGACAACGGATATTATACTGCAGACAAAAAGCAAGAAAAAGCAGCAGCTGAATCCCAGGTGGAGGCATCACCATCCACTTCCTCTGGACACACACCTTCACAAACAGGTTCTCCTTTGAAAGAAGAAGACTCATTAAAAGATGTAATTCAAAATTCAGATTTGCCACTTTACTCACCACCAATACTTGAGCAGGAATATTTTATGCAAGGAAAGCTCTCTCCTGAAACAGATGTTTCTCCCTTAACACCAACTCCATCATCATTGAGACAGTCCCCTGGTGTAGATGAGCCGTCATCTACCAAAAATGATCTTTCAATGGATTATGGCTCAATAGCCTCATCTCTACCAATTTCTTCTGAAGAGTCATTTAGTTATCAGGCCAGGGCAGTAAAAGAACCCCCATTTTTACATAATACAAATCCATTTGCTTATTCAGCAGATTTAGATGACAGAAGTAACAAATGTGAGGTTTATAGCTATTCTAGTGAAATGAATGATAGATTTTCCATATCTGACAAGTCACCTTTTGCTGAGAACCGACAAGAAGTTGATTTATGTCTTGTTTCTGCATGTGAGTataaacaccccaaaacagaGCTGTCACCGTCTTTCATTAACCCAAATCCATTAGAATGGTTTGCAAGTGAAGAGCAAACTCAGGAGCAAGACAAGCCAGTAACTCAACTTGGAGGAGGCCAGCCACCTTCAGGAGGAAAACAGAAAGGGCGTCAATGTGATGAGACTCCTCCAACCTCAGTTAGTGAATCAGCCCCATCTCAGACAGATTCAGATGTCCCACCAGAAACTGAAGAATGTCCTTCCATAACAGCAGATGCAAACATAGATTCTGAAGATGAATCTGAGACTATCCCTACTGATAAAACTGTAACTTATAAACATATGGACCCGCCTCCAATTCCCATGCAGGACCCAAGCCCTTCTCCTAGGCACCCAGATGTCTCAATGATGGATCCAGAAACTATGCCTGTTGACCAGAATTTAGGTAAGCCCTTGAAAAAAGATatcaaagaaaaaggaaaaaccaAGAAAGTAGGAGGAAAAACCAAATCATCTTCTCCAGCCAGAAAAACTGATAGCAAATCTAAGATTTTAGCTACTTCACCAAAACCTGGGCCAATCAAAGAAAGTTTGGAGAAAAGTTCCAAGACTGTTGCTCCAAAAAAGAAAGATTCAGTAGAGAAGGGTCCAAAAAGTGGTTCAATTACCGACCCCAAATCAGCAAAGGTAGAAGAGAAAGATAAAGAAACCAAGAATGCAACTAATACAAATGCAACAAAATCAACTAAAACTGGATCTACAG GAAGTGGAGCTACCAAGACAACAAAATCAGCCGCAGTGCCCCCAGGACCTCCAGTGTACCTCGACCTGGTATATATACCGAATCACAGCAGCAACAAAAATGTTGATGTGGAGTTTTTCAAACGAGTGCGATCCTCATATTATGTAGTGAGTGGAAatgatcctgcagctggagaaCCAAGCCGGGCTGTCCTAGATGCTCTTCTGGAAGGAAAATCTCAGTGGGGAAGCAATATGCAG